The Sorex araneus isolate mSorAra2 chromosome 5, mSorAra2.pri, whole genome shotgun sequence genome has a segment encoding these proteins:
- the LOC129404994 gene encoding WAP four-disulfide core domain protein 15A-like codes for MKPNSLLSLALSFLVLCPHVAQPGFREILQKPGFCPDSWYVCPVVLIADCWIDSNCKESKKCCFYHCKQQCMLPVSEQDANQEYEVHYEPEEDYGPGMIFHD; via the exons ATGAAGCCGAACAGCCTCTTGTCCCTCGCCCTGAGCTTCCTGGTCCTCTGCCCCCATGTGGCGCAGCCTGGATTCCGTGAGA TCCTGCAGAAGCCTGGGTTCTGCCCGGATTCCTGGTATGTGTGCCCGGTGGTTCTGATCGCGGACTGCTGGATCGATTCCAACTGCAAGGAGAGCAAGAAGTGCTGCTTCTACCACTGCAAGCAGCAGTGCATGCTGCCCGTGTCGGAACAGGACGCCAATCAGGAGTACGAGGTCCACTACGAACCCGAAGAGG ATTACGGGCCGGGAATGATTTTTCATGATTGA